The Sus scrofa isolate TJ Tabasco breed Duroc chromosome 6, Sscrofa11.1, whole genome shotgun sequence region aatccgagcagTAGACACAGGCGGCCttcaccaccgccacagcaacgcgggatctgagccgcgcctgagacctacaccacggctcagggcaacgccagatccttaacccacggagccaggccagggatccaacagcAAACTCAGGGTTACTAGTAGGATTCCCTTCCGATGCGCGACTACAGAAACTCCCCCTTCCGGTTTCTGGAGTCTCCCTCTGCTTTGGGGTTTGGGCTCCGGTCCCGCCTTCCGGTCTCCGCGCCCTCTCGTCATTGGTCCGGAGCCTTCAGTCCCGCCTCCAACCACGGGCGGAAGCTCCATTTCGGTTTCTTCCATTGGGCACGCTGCCCGAGCCTCAAGACATTTCACCAATGGGACTCGACCCGGAACTACCTTCTCAGCCAATGGGGTCAGAGCCGCGTTGCCCAGCCTCTTCAAATCAATTGCGGGGTCCAGCCGCCAGGAGTCTGTGGAGAGGCTGTGCCCGTCCGGTCGCTGCCCGAGGGCTGGCGTGGGAGCTCGTCGGCCTTGGAAGAGCCTCGGTCTGAGTGTGACCTCCTGCCACCCCTTCTCAGGATCACCCAGACCTGGACACACGGTCCACCCGCCTCCGGCAGGCGTCCACCTCACCACCACCTCTTCTCCTCGTGAACCGTCGAAGAGCTGTGATGAAGTCGGGCAGCGTCCAGCCCGCAGGTGAAAGGGATAGTACCAGGGCCAGAGAAAGCGGGTTGGGAAGAGAGGCCTGACGTCGGTtgtcgggggcgggggtgcaCAGACGAAGGTGCTGACGTCTCTTGTCGTGTTTTCAGTAGCTGCAGCAGGCCAGACGGTTTCGAACATCCCTACCGGGTGAGCGCCTTCACCTTGTgtctgggagaggaagggagattTGACCGAGAGTTGGCGAGCAAGCTGCACGCGTGAAGTGTTGCCTCATGGGACTGACCGTTAGTGCCCCAACAGCCAGGCTGGGCCCTTGAGGAGGGAAAGGGACCCAGGCAGGGGAGAGTGCAGGAGGAAGGCGCGCAGGAGGGATCCCTGGCTCTCCACCCACCTCGGAAACAagggctcttttctttctctcctgtcaGGCGGCGCCTCACAATCGATGACTTTGAAATCGGGCGTCCTCTGGGCAAGGGTAAATTTGGAAATGTGTATTTGGCTCGGCTCAAGGAGAGCCATTTCATCGTGGCCCTGAAGGTGCTCTTCAAGTCCCAGATAGAGAAGGAAGGACTGGAACACCAGCTGCGCAGAGAAATTGAAATCCAGGCGCACCTACAGTAAGGACAGGCTCTGTATGAGATGCCTGTCGCGGCTCGTCtctctttgttgtttgtttgtttgtttgcttgttgctttttagggccacacctgtggcatatggaggttcccaggccaggggtagaatcgagctgtagctgccggcctacaccgcagccacagcaactcaggctcccagccggatctgcgacctacaccacagctcacagcaacgctggctctttaacccactgagcggggccagggatcgaacccacatcctcctggatgctaggtggatttgtttctgctgcgccacaggaggAATTCCCAAGCTCGTCTCTCTTGCTGTTTCTTCTTCCATCTCTAACATCTGAACTCAGCATTTCCCTTAatactgcccccgcccccgcgtaGCTCCTTTGCTTTCaccttgaagattttttttctctgtgagtcATCCCAGTTACACTGTGTAAATCTCCCTGTGTCAAATACCTGACTCCTGATGCCTGCTCCCTGTTTTCTCCTCACAAACTTCCAGATCACACTGTTAGTTGTTCTGGTGCCAGCACAATGTTGCCCTTATGTCACAGTCCCTTGTAATAGCATCAGGAATGGGCCTGGGGAGGACTCCTGACACTTCCTCCTTCTGTCCTCCAGGCACCCCAATATCCTTCGCCTGTACAACTACTTCCACGATGCCCGCAGGGTGTACTTGATTCTAGAATATGCTCCAAGGGGGGAGCTCTACAAGGAGCTGCAGAAGAGCCACACGCTGGATGAACAGCGGACAGCCACGGTGACGTGGGGGACTGAGGGCTCTGGGGTTCCTGCGTTTACTGTGGGCTGGTGAAGGTCACTGCTTGTGGCTGTCATGAGTGTCAAGGttgctttttgctttatttctgaatttcgttctgtaaacatttatttatttattggcttttggGGTcgcacccacgccatatggaggttcccaggctaggagttaaatcagagccgccaccgctggcctacaccacagccacagcaacgccagatccgagccatgcctgagacctacaccacagctcatggcagcgctagatccttaacacacaagTGAGGTcggggatggaagctgcatcctcatggatacgagtcaaattcgtttcctctgaaccaggatgggaactcctcgttctGTAAACTTTATATAATGACTTTTACATCCTACAGCTTCACATTCGGATACTCTGATTACCCCCAGATTATTAATAAATAGTGTGTATAAGTCTGGATTATTTGATGGTAAGCAACAGAATCTAACTGCACTACCTTATGGAAAGCGACATGAAAGGCTTTGAGGGACTCCCCTGATTAAGGAAGTGGAACTGACCTAGAAATAGGAGGCAAGAGATTTGGGAGGGCTCCAGATGGGGAAGGAGGTCAGTAGTCTTTCCATGGAGGCTTCATTTCCGCACTGCTTTGGCTTGGCTCACACAGATAATGGAGGAGCTGGCAGATGCCCTGACCTACTGCCATGAAAAGAAGGTGATTCACAGGGACATTAAGCCGGAGAACCTGTTGTTGGGGTTCCGGGGTGAGGTGAAGATTGCAGACTTTGGCTGGTCGGTACACACTCCCTCTCTGAGGTAGGTCATGTGGAGGCACCCTGGGGTCCCAGTTAAGAATGATCCAgcagttcccctcgtggctcagctgaagcaaatctgactagcatccatgaggacacgggttcaaagcctggcctggctctgtctgttaaggatccgacattgccatgagctgtgatgtaggtcacagaggtggctcggatcccccgttgctgtggctgtggtgtagtccgacAGCTACAGcactatttgacctctagcccaggagcctccatacgctgcaggtacggccctaaaaagacaaaaacaacaacaacaacaataacaaaaaggaaTGATCCCGCTTAGGGAGTTTGTGCTGTGGAGGCACcatttcaatccccagcctagcacagagggttaaagagctggtgctgccaaagctgtggctcaggttgcagctctggctgggatttgatccctggcccgggatggcagaaaaagaaaaagagagggaaaaagaaaaccaacggGGGTTTGCACCTCCTGTGTTTGGGAGGTGAGGGCTCAGAAGCTCCTAGGTGCTCGCATGTCACAGGAAGCTGGGGGAGGAAGGTTTGCCTTGCACTGAGCCTCTGCTCGGGGCTCCTTTGTCTGCCCTCCTCTAGGAGAAAGACAATGTGTGGGACCCTGGACTACTTGCCCCCAGAGATGATCGAGGGGAGAACGTACAATGAGAAGGTGGATCTGTGGTGCATTGGGGTGCTCTGCTACGAGCTGCTGGTGGGAAATCCTCCCTTTGAGAGCGCCTCCCATAACGAGACCTACAGACGCATCCTCAAGGTGGGACGGGCACGCGTGCGGGAGATAATCGGTGGGAGCTGCTGGGCCTGCGCTGCCTGGGGCGCACACACTGCTTGTCTGCCGAAATCCGGGAGAGCGCGTACCTTGCATGGACCAAGGCAGTTcaccttatttctctttcttctctgatctcATCAGGTAGATGTAAGGTTTCCCCCATCCCTGCCTTTGGGGGCTCAGGACTTGATCTCCAGGCTTCTCAGATACCAGCCTTCGGATCGGCTGCCCTTGGACCAGATCCTGGAGCACCCCTGGGTCCGGGCCCACTCCCGGAGGGTGCTGCCTCCAAGTACTCAAATGGTCTCCTGAGCCCTGTCCACACCTCTTCCTTTGATTGTCCATGGAGCACCCCTGGCTCTGGTATCTCATCTGTcttgtgtttcttctcttttaagaTGCATCATGCTAATTAATAAAAACGGAATCACTTTGTACCAGGTCTCCATAGTTCCATGACTTGGTATGTGATTGGACagattccctctttttttttttttttttttttttttctttttagggccgcaccctcagcatatagaggttcccaggctagaggtccaatcggaactacagctgccggcctacaccacagccatagcaacattgatcagagccaggtctgtgagctacatcccagctcacggcagcaccggatccttaacccactgagcgaagccaggttTTGAACcagaaacttcatggttcctagtcggattcatttctgctgcacctcaaCAGGAAGTCCTCCAACAGTCAGATTATTAATGCCCTGTcatacagtgggaactccatgtcttatGACTAAAAACAATTCATCGAGCGATTGCCCCGTTAATGTTATTCCCACCACCATATCCTATTCATTCTCTCAGTGTGAAACATCCAGCAGATGCAGAACCACATATCTGTGTGACCAGACCACTGACTAATTATAAACAATTCAGTTACTTCTCTGAGAAGAAAAGCCCCACAATTGCAGATCTATCTTTTAAATGCTCCAAGATGTTGGCTTGGGGTTctgattaggagtttgggattaatgtaaacactactatacataaaataagtaaacaacaaagacctactgcgtagcacaaggaactatattcaatatgtttTAAtgacctgtaatggaaaagaatctgaaaaagcatatgTATGTgaataacagaatcactttgctatagacCTAAGTCAATACTTTGTAAGTtatactttaatttgaaaaactttatttttttaaatgttatggcctcacccacagcatatggaagttcctggactagggctTGAATCTGGGCCTCAGCTGAGACCTACGCTGCACCTGGCAACTCTGGACacatttaacccactgttccaggcctgggatcaaactcgcaccccGGCATCAaccattcttaacccactgtgtcacagtgagaactcttaaaaattatattaaatctcttggagttcccgtcgtggcgcagtggttaacaaatccgactaggaaccatgaggttgcaggttcggtccctgcccttgctcagggggttaacgatccagcgttgctgtgagctgtggtgtaggttgcagatgtggctcggatccagcgttgctgtggctctggcgtaggctggtggctacagttccaattcgacccctagcctgggaacctccatatgctgcgagagcggcccaagaaaatggcaaaaagacacacacacaaaaaaattaaatctcttgAGGGCACTTTTTGCACactgtgtttccattttaatgacCATGTGTATTCTCAGCTTATTAGAAGttggatttcattttttcacCTTCATAgtcatgagaagaaaataaaagcagccaCTGAGGTTACTTCTAAGACTTTGCTTAATATACTTGTAGAAGAGATGTTAGAATTACTAACATGATTTTGTTGGTTTCTCTTTTGCAAATAGGCAATGATGAGCTGGTTCAGGGTTCACCCCTGTCTATTCCTTTCTTCATctattctcattcattttttttttttttttcttttttgtttgctttttagggctgcaccctcagcagacaggctaggggtcgaatccgagctatagttgctggcccacaccacagccagagcaacagggatccaagccgagtctgcgacctacaccacagttcctggcaacactggatccccacccgctgagccaggcctgggagccaacccacatcctcaaggatactagtctgatGCCTTtgcgctgcaccacaacaggaactcctattctcatTCTTTTGTTAGTCTCGTCCAGCATTATGACTTGAAATAACAGGGCACGCTATCAACTCCCTAGTTTTCAAAACCAGGCAGGAACTCTCTGTCAAAGGTCAGACATGAGTTGAGTAAATATGGGAAACAAACACTTAGCGGTTCCTACAGACATCGCAAACTGCACTGCTTGACACTGGAGTCCTGAGCGTCCTCTAAGTCACCCCTTATTTGCAGCCCTCGCACCTTAGGGGAGGGCAAATCCACTCTTGGGTGCTCCACGCCAACTCCATTACTCAGTGCATCATGTGGAGGCGGCGCTGGGCCAAAAAAATGCCCAAGAGCGCCGGCTCGCTTTGCCTGCGTTGCGTGGGAAGAAGACTTCCGGCGTCCTCCTTTCCGCGGTTATTTTGACTGCTCATTTATCCGCATCCTCCAAGGGAGTCTCCACAGAGGAGAGAAGGGGCACAACAAGGACGTCCCCAGGCGAGCCAGGGGCGAGGTTTCGCGCCTTTACACCTGGCCTGACCCGACCCGGGACAAGCGGCTCCGCCTCCAGAGCCTCAGTGTCCGCAGGGGTAGAATGCACAGTCTCGGTCCTTCCCCTCGGTGCCCCGCAGCTGCGCCCCCTGTGAAGCGGCGGATCTGATTCGTGTTCTGGCTGAGTCTCCTACACCTGGGAAGAGCTCCTCCAGACCGGACGCCGCCGCTCATGGCTGGCAGAGAAAAAACCTACATTGCCCAGAAGGCTGGGCCCCGCGCCTTAGAGGCCGGCTCTGGGCCAATGACGGCCCCCGGCGGGGACATTTTTCCGCGGAGGGCGGGACTTCCGGCTTCCTTGCTGGCGGACGTCACTTGCGTGCGACGGTTCCGTCCACGCCAGCTGTGGGGTGGGCATTGGCGGTCTGTGGCCGCTTCGAGTGCGCCCCTTCGCGAATGACCGGAAGGGAGGCTAGGACTCACCTCCGCTCCTTTGCGCGAGTCGGGAGCCTCCTTGTGATCGATCCCTTTTCCCGGGCAGAGAAGACGTGTCGGTCGGCCGAGCCCGCGGGACCCGTCTCAGGGGCCGCCTGTCCCGGCGCCGCTGTCTCCTCGGGGGCCCATGATGGCGGCAGCGTGGATGGAGGCGGCGCGGGTGAGTGGACGATGTTGGTGGCACTGCTGCTTCTCTGCTGGTTCAGAAAGGTTCCTGCGCAGGCTGTGGGTGAAGAAAGGCACTAGGTATCTCTTTGCAGTTGTGTGTGTGTCCGGCACGGGGGGCTGACTCGTCCCTGACTTTACCTCGGTCTTAGAACAGGCGAGACGGAACGTACAGGTGGACGACCGACACCCAGTATATGAAAAGAGAACTTTGACAGACCACCTGCCCAGGAATCCAAGCCCTTATCTACAATCAGCGACCCAGGAATCCTGCCCAGTTGAAGTCAGACTTGCCAGTAGCCAGATGTCTATCCCTAGAGACAGACCAGGAAGGTGAACATGACATCTAAAACAGAGCCCCAAATGACCGGGACTTGGTCAATAACTGACCTTTTTCCTAATGTTTCAGCCTACTTCCAGCTTAAAATCCAAACAGAGAAAGCCGTATATGCTACTTTAAGCAGTCGTACAGGATGCTCTGTGATTGTATGCcagagagttttgtttttcttttcctttttttttttttttttttttttttttttttgctttttatggctacacccgtggcatatggaagttcccaggctaggcttacATTCAGAgccattgctgccagcctacaccacagccccatcaGTGAAGGATCGGagctgcctctttgacctacagcacagtttatggcaacactggattcttaacccacttgagcagggccaggaatcgaacctgtaaccttatggtttctagtcagttttgttagcactcagccacaacaggtactccagagttttcatttattaaacataCATTGTATGGCAATCAGTGCTGAGACActattttgtttatctatcctTAATCTATATGGAGTGGTTTTCATCAGGAGACACTAGTGAAAACGATGACTTAAGAACTGGATGAGAGGGgctccagtcgtggcacagtgataacaagccgaccagtatccatgaggactctggttcgacccctggctttgctcattgggttaaggatctggcattgccgtgagctgtggtgtaggtcgcagacatggcttggatcccaagttgctgtggctgtggtgtaggctggtacgtgtagctccaattccacccctagcctgggaacttccatatgccacaggtgcagccctaaaaacacacacacaaaaaaaccaaaaaacaaaacaaacaaacagaaaaaacagcaaaaaccccAAACTAGAAGGGATTTGGTTGCTTTTAGACATGATATACAGCCCTTTGAGTTTGTGTGCCACTACCAGCCTTGCAGAGAcaagctctgattccatccacCCGTCCCAAGGCTCATGCCGTTGTCTCGATTTGACATTGCAGGTGTCTGTGACCTTTGATGATGTGGCTGTGACGTTTACCCAGGAGGAGTGGGGACAGCTGGACCCAGCTCAGCGGACCCTGTACCAGGAGGTGATGCTGGAAAACCGAGGGCTGCTGGTGTCTCTGGGTAGGTCCCATGCAGTCCCTGGTGCGGGAGACCTGCTGCTTCCTGTATCTCAGCCTCTGGCTCCATCTTGGCTGGTCAGGACGGCCTCAGGGGCGCTCCATTCCTCTTCCTCAGAGCCTTCATCATTGCCCATTCATCTCTTCCTGACTGTGATCCCagtgtgttttttggtttttggttttttggttttttatctttttgctatttctttgggccgctcccacggcatatggaggttcccaggctaggggtcgaatcggagctgtagcccccggcctacaccacagccacagcaacgcaggatccgagccgcgtctgcaacctacaccacagctcacggcaacgccggatcattaacccactgagcaagggcagggaccgaacccgcaacctcatggttcctagtcggattcattaaccactccgccatgacgggaactccttttttttattttttaatttcttgtttttttgccatttcttgggccgcctcCTCGATATgtagaggttaccaggctaggggttgaattggagctgtagccaccagcctacgccagagccacagcaacgcgggatccgagccgcgtctgcaacctataccacagctcctgacaacgccagatccttaacccagtgagcaagttcagggatcgaacccacaatctcatggttcctagtcggattcgttagccactgagccacaacgggaattcctcagTGTCCTTTGCTAAAGAAATGTGTTGTCCCTCTGACTTCTAGAAAGCGGTGGAAGGAAATGTGGGTGATCTGTAGAATCCGAAAGCAGAATTTCCAGCCGGGCTGTATCAGGGCCTGGGAACCACCAGGATTatgcccagaattttttttttcctcttttttaagggccacacccacggcttatggaggttcccaggctaaggggcaaatcggagctgcagctgctggcctgtgccacagccacagccatgccagatccaagctgagtctttgacctacaccacagctcacggcaatgcacatcctcgtggataccagtcgggttccttaccgctgagccatgaagggaactcctgcttctgctTGTGAAAAACGTTCTTTCgtatcttttttttattggattctaCATAAAAGTGATGCCACAGGGCcttagtctttctctgtctgactttactCAGTGtggtcatttctaggtccatccatgttgctacacatATGCCCTGGCTTCTCATCTTGGCTTCTCCCTCTGACTCTGCTCCCAACCCTGTCTTTTGCGCCTCAGCACGTTTAAGACAGGAGTGGCCACCCCGGTCCCTGCTCTCTGGGGCCCCAGGTGccttgttgctacttcttggcaTAGGTACcctgtttctcttcttcccctgTTGGGGGACTCCTTGGGGGTGTCCTCGAGGCAGGAGTGGCCGCTCGAGTCCCTAGTTCCCTGAGCCTCTCCCCCAGGGCCCCGCACAGACTGGCCTCCATGTGAGATTATTTCGCCTTCCAGAGGGGGAGCTGACTGGAGGAGACCCACTGGCTCCGGGGTCCTGCCCGACCCAGCCAGCAGGGCTGTGAGTGCCAGGGTGTCCTCCGGGACGAGGGCGAGGCAGGCGGGCTCCCAGGAGGCCTTTGCCTTCAGGGCCAGCGGGTGTCGTTCTCCACGCCGGGCTCTCGGCTCTGGGGCTTCTCTGTTCTCGTGCGCCTCCATGCTTGTCTCTTGTGCCCTGAGTCCCGGCCGAGATCCTCTGCTGCCGCAGGAGAGAGTAGTGCCGCGCAGCCTCTGGTGGTGGGTTTGTCCCCCAGGGGACGTCGGGCCGTGGCTGCAGCCTCGTCTGAGTGTCAGgcctggggtgtgggtggggccgGCTTCTAGGGCTGGAGTCCCGGGGTGCCACTCCGCACCCCAGGATGGCCGGGATGGTCCCGCTCAGCAGagggctccccagcccccagtggCAGGGGTGCCAGGCCTGCGAAACAGCAGCTTGAGGAGGGCTGTCCGTCCAGGGCTCAGGGGAAGCCATGCCCGCGTTCAGAGAACTGGGGTTATGGTCTGTGTCAAGGAGTGGAGGTGGCACAAAAGTAGGAAACGTTTGGCATTGCTAGGTAGTTTACAACCAACTTTTGAAAGTACAACAGTCcaggggagctcctgtcgtgtctcagtggtgaacgaatccgattaggaaccatgaggttgcgggttccatccctggccttgctcagtgggttaaggatctggcgttgtcaggagctgtggtgtaggttgcagatgctgctcgggtctggtgttgctgtggctctggcgtaggctggcagctacaggtccgattcgacccctagcctgggaacctccatatgctgcgggagtggccc contains the following coding sequences:
- the LOC110261315 gene encoding aurora kinase C isoform X1, with the translated sequence MKSGSVQPAVAAAGQTVSNIPTGRRLTIDDFEIGRPLGKGKFGNVYLARLKESHFIVALKVLFKSQIEKEGLEHQLRREIEIQAHLQHPNILRLYNYFHDARRVYLILEYAPRGELYKELQKSHTLDEQRTATIMEELADALTYCHEKKVIHRDIKPENLLLGFRGEVKIADFGWSVHTPSLRRKTMCGTLDYLPPEMIEGRTYNEKVDLWCIGVLCYELLVGNPPFESASHNETYRRILKVDVRFPPSLPLGAQDLISRLLRYQPSDRLPLDQILEHPWVRAHSRRVLPPSTQMVS
- the LOC110261315 gene encoding aurora kinase C isoform X2, with product MKSGSVQPAAAAGQTVSNIPTGRRLTIDDFEIGRPLGKGKFGNVYLARLKESHFIVALKVLFKSQIEKEGLEHQLRREIEIQAHLQHPNILRLYNYFHDARRVYLILEYAPRGELYKELQKSHTLDEQRTATIMEELADALTYCHEKKVIHRDIKPENLLLGFRGEVKIADFGWSVHTPSLRRKTMCGTLDYLPPEMIEGRTYNEKVDLWCIGVLCYELLVGNPPFESASHNETYRRILKVDVRFPPSLPLGAQDLISRLLRYQPSDRLPLDQILEHPWVRAHSRRVLPPSTQMVS